The DNA segment CGGGTGAGGACATCTGATGGCTACCACCACCACTCCGCGTCTCAAGACGAAGTACCGCGAGGAGATCGCGGGCAAGCTGCAGGAAGAGTTCTCCTACGAGAACGTCATGCAGACCCCGGGCCTCGTCAAGATCGTGGTCAACATGGGTGTGGGCGACGCCGCCCGCGACTCCAAGCTGATCGAGGGCGCCATCCGCGACCTCACCACGATCACCGGGCAGAAGCCGGCCGTCACCAAGGCCCGCAAGTCCATCGCGCAGTTCAAGCTGCGTGAGGGCCAGCCGATCGGTGCCCACGTCACGCTCCGTGGCGACCGCATGTGGGAGTTCCTGGACCGCACCCTGTCGCTCGCGCTCCCGCGCATCCGCGACTTCCGTGGTCTGTCCCCCAAGCAGTTCGACGGCCGTGGCAACTACACCTTCGGTCTCACCGAGCAGGTCATGTTCCACGAGATCGACCAGGACAAGATCGACCGTACCCGGGGTATGGACATCACCGTGGTGACCACGGCGACCAACGACGCTGAGGGCCGCGCCCTCCTTCGTCACCTCGGCTTCCCCTTCAAGGAGGCGTGAGCGAGATGGCGAAGAAGGCTCTGATCGCGAAGGCTGCTCGCAAGCCCAAGTTCGGCGTGCGTGGCTACACGCGCTGCCAGCGCTGCGGCCGTCCCCACTCCGTGTACCGCAAGTTCGGCCTGTGCCGCGTGTGCCTCCGTGAGATGGCTCACCGTGGCGAGCTGCCGGGCGTGACCAAGAGCTCCTGGTAGTCCCTGCTTTTCAGGGATTCCCGAAGCTCTCGGTAAGCACTGGGCGTGTCAGGCGCCCTCCCTTCCATGGCTTAGGCTTGGAGGGTTGGGCGCCTGACGGTCGCCCGATACGACTTACTACGCCGTAGGTCCCCGCACCGCACCCGTCCCGCCACCGAGTGGGGAGAGGGATGGCGCATACAGGAAACCCCGGCGAGAGAGGCCGAAGGCCAATTCATGACCATGACTGATCCGATCGCAGACATGCTTACGCGTCTGCGGAACGCGAACTCGGCATACCACGACTCCGTGACGATGCCGGCATCGAAGATCAAGTCTCACATCGCGGAGATCCTCCAGCAGGAGGGCTTCATCACGGGCTGGAAGGTCGAGGACGCCGAGGTCGGCAAGAACCTCGTCCTGGAGCTGAAGTTCGGCCCCAACCGTGAGCGCTCCATCGCGGGCATCAAGCGGATCTCCAAGCCCGGTCTCCGGGTTTACGCGAAGTCCACCTCCCTGCCCAAGGTGCTGGGCGGCCTCGGCGTGGCGATCATCTCCACGTCGCACGGGCTCCTCACCGACAAGCAGGCCGGCAAGAAGGGCGTAGGCGGAGAAGTTCTCGCCTACGTCTGGTAGCGGAAAGGAATCGGAGGAAAAAGCTATGTCGCGTATTGGCAAGCTCCCCATCACGGTTCCCGCCGGCGTGGACGTCACCATCGACGGCCGTACGGTCTCGGTCAAGGGCCCCAAGGGCTCGCTGACCCACACCGTCGCTTCGCCGATCGACATCGCCAAGGGTGAGGACGGCGTTCTCAACGTCACCCGCCCCAACGACGAGCGTCAGAACAAGGCCCTGCACGGCCTGTCCCGCACGCTGGTGGCGAACATGATCACCGGCGTGACCACGGGTTACGTGAAGAAGCTCGAAATCAGCGGTGTCGGTTACCGAGTGCAGGCCAAGGGTTCGAACCTCGAGTTCGCGCTCGGCTACAGCCACCCGATCACCGTCGAGGCGCCCGAGGGCATCACCTTCAAGGTGGAGAACCCCACCCGGTTCTCGGTCGAGGGCATCGACAAGCAGAAGGTCGGCGAGGTTGCGGCCAACATCCGCAAGCTGCGCAAGCCCGACCCGTACAAGGCCAAGGGCGTCAAGTACGAGGGCGAAGTCATCCGCCGCAAGGTCGGAAAGGCGGGTAAGTAAGCCATGGCATACGGTACGAAGATCGCTAAGGGCGACGCTTACAAGCGTGCAGCCATCAAGCGGCGCCACATCCGGATCCGTAAGAAGGTCAACGGTACGGCTGAGCGTCCCCGCCTGGTCGTGACCCGCTCGAACCGCCACATCGTGGCCCAGGTGATCGACGACCTCAAGGGTCACACCCTTGCGTCGGCGTCCACCCTGGACTCGTCGATCCGCGGTGCGTCCGAGGACAAGTCGGCGCAGGCCGGCAAGGTCGGCGCCCTGGTCGCCGAGCGTGCCAAGGCCGCCGGTGTCGAGGCCGTTGTGTTCGACCGAGGTGGTAACCGGTATGCGGGTCGCATCGCGGCCCTGGCCGACGCCGCCCGCGAGGCCGGGCTCAAGTTCTGAGCTCGCTGCGTAGCTAGCGGAAAGAGAGAGGTAAATCCAATGGCTGGACCCCAGCGCCGCGGTGGCGGTGCCGGTGGCGGCGAGCGGCGGGACCGGAAGGGCCGTGACGGCGGCGCAGCTGCCGCCGAGAAGACCGCGTACGTTGAGCGCGTTGTCGCGATCAACCGCGTCGCCAAGGTTGTGAAGGGTGGTCGTCGCTTCAGCTTCACTGCGCTCGTCGTAGTGGGCGACGGTGACGGCACCGTGGGTGTCGGTTACGGCAAGGCCAAGGAGGTGCCGGCCGCCATCGCCAAGGGTGTTGAGGAGGCCAAGAAGCACTTCTTCAAGGTCCCCCGTATCCAGGGCACCATCCCGCACCCGATCACGGGCGAGAAGGCCGCGGGCGTCGTCCTGCTCAAGCCTGCTTCCCCCGGTACCGGCGTCATCGCCGGTGGCCCGGTGCGTGCCGTGCTCGAGTGCGCCGGTGTGCACGACATCCTGTCGAAGTCGCTCGGTTCGTCGAACGCGATCAACATCGTGCACGCGACCGTGGAGGCCCTGAAGGGTCTGCAGCGTCCCGAGGAGATCGCGGCCCGCCGCGGTCTGCCCCTCGAGGACGTCGCTCCCGCGGCCCTGCTGCGTGCGCGTGCCGGGGCCGGTGCTGCGTGATGGCACAGCTCAAGATCACGCAGACGAAGTCGTACATCGGCAGCAAGCAGAACCACCGTGACACCCTGCGTTCCCTTGGTCTCAAGGGCATCAACACGCAGGTCGTCAAGGAGGACCGCCCCGAGTTCCGCGGCATGGTGCACACCGTCCGCCACCTCGTGACGGTCGAGGAGGTCGACTGATCATGGCGGAGAACAACCCGCTCAAGATCCACAACCTCCGTCCCGCCCCCGGCGCCAAGACCGCCAAGACCCGTGTCGGTCGTGGTGAGGCGTCGAAGGGTAAGACGGCCGGTCGTGGTACCAAGGGCACGAAGGCCCGTTACCAGGTTCCGGAGCGCTTCGAGGGTGGCCAGATGCCCCTCCACATGCGTCTCCCGAAGCTGAAGGGCTTCAAGAACCCGTTCAAGACGGAGTTCCAGGTCGTGAACCTGGACAAGCTCGCCGCCCTCTACCCCGAGGGTGGGGAGGTCACCGTTGCCGACCTGGTCGACAAGGGTGCCGTCCGCAAGAACAGCCTCGTCAAGGTCCTCGGACAGGGCGAGATCTCCGTGGCGCTGCAGGTGACGGTCGACGCCGTCTCCGGCTCCGCCAAGGAGAAGATCACCGCCGCCGGCGGTACCGTCACCGAGCTCGTCTGAACACAACAGGCGTCTCGATGACTTGAGCGATCCCGACCGGGGATACCCCACAAATGGGGTATCCCCGGTTGGTCGTTCCTAGGGAGGCGGTCCCGCCGGTAAGGTGGCCTGCACTGTGCGTTTTCACAGGGGACCCCTCACCGGGCACTCGCCGCGGCAGTTAAACGTTACGTAAGTCGTCCTCATCAGAATCTCAAAACAGTCACCCTTGACGCAGTAGCGCGGGGGTCGCAGGAGGCACCGTGCTCACCGCGTTCGCCCGGGCGTTCAAGACGCCCGACCTGCGCAAGAAGCTGCTCTTCACGCTCGGCATCATCGTGATCTACCGGATCGGCACGCACATCCCGATCCCGGGTGTCGACTACCGCGCCGTCCAGTTCTGCATCGACCAGGCCCAGACCAACTCGGGTCTGTTCGGTCTGGTGAACATGTTCAGCGGTGGCGCGCTGCTGCAGATCACGATCTTCGCGCTCGGCATCATGCCGTACATCACGGCGAGCATCATTCTGCAGCTGCTGACCGTGGTGATCCCGCGTCTGGAAGCCCTGAAGAAGGAGGGGCAGGCCGGTACCGCGAAGATCACGCAGTACACGCGTTATCTGACGGTGGCCCTGGCGGTCCTCCAGGGCACCGGCCTCGTCGCCACCGCCCGCAGTGGCTCGCTGTTCAGCGGCTGTGCGCAGGCCAGCGGGATCGTACCCGACCCTTCGATCTTCACCACCATGGTCATGGTGATCACCATGACCGCCGGTACGGCCGTCGTCATGTGGCTCGGTGAGCTGATCACCGACCGCGGCATCGGCAACGGCATGTCGATCCTGATGTTCATCTCGATCGCCGCCACCTTCCCGTCCGCCCTGTGGGCCATCAAGGAGCAGGGCGACCTGGCGGGCGGCTGGATCGAGTTCGGCATCGTCATCGCCGTCGGCCTCGTCATGGTCGCGCTCGTCGTCTTCGTCGAGCAGGCCCAGCGCCGTGTCCCGGTCCAGTACGCGAAGCGCATGATCGGCCGCCGTTCCTACGGCGGTACATCGACCTACATTCCGTTGAAGGTCAACCAGGCGGGCATCATCCCTGTGATTTTCGCCTCGTCGCTGCTCTATATTCCGGCGCTCATCGTGCAGTTCTCGAACTCCACGGCGGGCTGGGCGACTTGGGTCCAGAAGAATCTCGCGGACACCGCAGCTCCGGCGCACATCACGATCTACTTCTTCCTCATCATCTTCTTCGCCTTCTTCTACGTGGCCATCTCGTTCAACCCCGAGGAAGTCGCGGACAACATGAAGAAGTATGGTGGCTTCATCCCGGGCATCCGGGCTGGCCGACCGACCGCTGAGTACCTGAGTTACGTACTCAACCGGATCACCTGGCCGGGTTCGCTGTACTTGGGTCTGATCGCTCTCGTGCCGACAATGGCGTTGGCGCCGCTCGGGGCAAACCAGAACTTCCCGTTCGGCGGTACCAGCATCCTGATCATCGTGGGTGTGGGTCTGGAGACGGTGAAGCAGATCGAGAGCCAGCTCCAGCAGCGCAATTACGAAGGGTTCCTCCGCTGATGCGTATCGTCCTCGTCGGGCCGCCTGGTGCCGGTAAGGGAACGCAGGCCGCGTTCCTCGCCCAGAACCTGTCGATCCCGCACATCTCCACGGGCGACCTGTTCCGGGCCAACATCAGCAAGCAGACGGAGCTCGGCAAACTCGCGAAGTCCTACATGGACAAGGGCGAGCTGGTGCCGGACGAGGTCACCATCGCGATGGCCAAGGACCGCATGGAGCAGCCGGACGCCGAGCACGGCTTCCTGCTCGACGGCTTCCCGCGCAACGTCTCGCAGGCCGAGGCGCTGGACGTGACGCTCCAGGAAGAGTCCATGAACCTGGACGCGGTGCTGGACCTGGAGGTCCCCGAGGAGGAGGTCGTCAAGCGGATCGCCGGCCGGCGCATCTGCCGCAACGACTCCGCCCACGTCTTCCACGTCACGTACAAGAAGCCGAAGCAGGAAGGCGTCTGCGACGTCTGCGGCGGCGAGCTGTACCAGCGTGACGACGACTCCGAGGAGACCGTCCGCAAGCGCCTGGAGGTCTACCACACCCAGACCGAGCCGATCATCGACTACTACAAGGCCCAGGGCCTCGTGGTGACGATCTCGGCGCTCGGCCCGGTGGAGGAAGTCACCACGCGCGCCATGGAGGCGCTCAAGCGCGAGGACGGCGGCCAGTAAGGTCGTCGGTCGGTACATAGGCCGCGGTGCCCGGGAAGGGTGCCGCGGCCGTACTGTTGTGTAGGCAGTTTTCATCGGTACGCAGTCACGGAAGACGGAGAGCGCAGGCCCCCATGGTGCAGATCAAGAGCCCCGAGCAGATCGCCAAGATGCGCGAGGCGGGGCTGGTCGTCGCCGCGATCCACGCGGCCACCCGGGAGGCCGCCGTGCCGGGCGCCTCCACGAAGGACCTCGACGAGGTCGCCCGCAAGGTGCTCGCGGAGCACGGGGCGAAGTCGAACTTCCTCGGGTACGGCGGCTTCCCGGCGACGATCTGCACGTCGGTGAACGAGGTCGTCGTGCACGGCATCCCGAGCGACGAGGTCGTCCTGAAGGACGGCGACATCATCTCGATCGACTGCGGCGCGATCGTCGACGGCTGGCACGGGGACGCCGCCTACACCGCCTTCGTGGGTTCCGGTCACGCCCCGGAGCTGATCGAGCTCTCCCGGGTGACCGAGGAGTCCATGTGGGCCGGCATCGCCGCGATGAAGGTGGGCAACCGGCTGGTCGACGTCTCGCGCGCCATCGAGACGTACATCCGCCGGCAGCCGAAGCCGGGCGGCGGGAAGTACGGGATCGTCGAGGACTACGGCGGCCACGGCATCGGCACCGAGATGCACATGGACCCGCATCTGCTGAACTACGTCGAGCGGCGCCGGGGCAAGGGGCCGAAGCTGGTGCCCGGGTTCTGTCTCGCGATCGAGCCGATGGTGGCGCTGGGGACGCCGAAGACCAAGGTCCTGGCGGACGACTGGACCGTGGTGTCCACGGACGGGACGTGGTCGTCGCACTGGGAGCACTCGGTGGCGCTCACGGCGGAGGGGCCGCTGGTGCTCACCGCCCCCGACGGCGGCAAGGCGAAGCTGGCGGAGTTCGGGATCGTCGCGGCTCCTGACCCGGTGGGCTGAGGGTCCGTCGCGGGGCGCGGGGCGTGGGGCTTCTCGCGCGGTTCCCCGCCCCCCTTTCAAGGGCGCTTCCGCGGGGCGGCG comes from the Streptomyces griseiscabiei genome and includes:
- the rplE gene encoding 50S ribosomal protein L5; translation: MATTTTPRLKTKYREEIAGKLQEEFSYENVMQTPGLVKIVVNMGVGDAARDSKLIEGAIRDLTTITGQKPAVTKARKSIAQFKLREGQPIGAHVTLRGDRMWEFLDRTLSLALPRIRDFRGLSPKQFDGRGNYTFGLTEQVMFHEIDQDKIDRTRGMDITVVTTATNDAEGRALLRHLGFPFKEA
- a CDS encoding type Z 30S ribosomal protein S14; this translates as MAKKALIAKAARKPKFGVRGYTRCQRCGRPHSVYRKFGLCRVCLREMAHRGELPGVTKSSW
- the rpsH gene encoding 30S ribosomal protein S8; the encoded protein is MTMTDPIADMLTRLRNANSAYHDSVTMPASKIKSHIAEILQQEGFITGWKVEDAEVGKNLVLELKFGPNRERSIAGIKRISKPGLRVYAKSTSLPKVLGGLGVAIISTSHGLLTDKQAGKKGVGGEVLAYVW
- the rplF gene encoding 50S ribosomal protein L6; the protein is MSRIGKLPITVPAGVDVTIDGRTVSVKGPKGSLTHTVASPIDIAKGEDGVLNVTRPNDERQNKALHGLSRTLVANMITGVTTGYVKKLEISGVGYRVQAKGSNLEFALGYSHPITVEAPEGITFKVENPTRFSVEGIDKQKVGEVAANIRKLRKPDPYKAKGVKYEGEVIRRKVGKAGK
- the rplR gene encoding 50S ribosomal protein L18; its protein translation is MAYGTKIAKGDAYKRAAIKRRHIRIRKKVNGTAERPRLVVTRSNRHIVAQVIDDLKGHTLASASTLDSSIRGASEDKSAQAGKVGALVAERAKAAGVEAVVFDRGGNRYAGRIAALADAAREAGLKF
- the rpsE gene encoding 30S ribosomal protein S5; the protein is MAGPQRRGGGAGGGERRDRKGRDGGAAAAEKTAYVERVVAINRVAKVVKGGRRFSFTALVVVGDGDGTVGVGYGKAKEVPAAIAKGVEEAKKHFFKVPRIQGTIPHPITGEKAAGVVLLKPASPGTGVIAGGPVRAVLECAGVHDILSKSLGSSNAINIVHATVEALKGLQRPEEIAARRGLPLEDVAPAALLRARAGAGAA
- the rpmD gene encoding 50S ribosomal protein L30 — translated: MAQLKITQTKSYIGSKQNHRDTLRSLGLKGINTQVVKEDRPEFRGMVHTVRHLVTVEEVD
- the rplO gene encoding 50S ribosomal protein L15, which encodes MAENNPLKIHNLRPAPGAKTAKTRVGRGEASKGKTAGRGTKGTKARYQVPERFEGGQMPLHMRLPKLKGFKNPFKTEFQVVNLDKLAALYPEGGEVTVADLVDKGAVRKNSLVKVLGQGEISVALQVTVDAVSGSAKEKITAAGGTVTELV
- the secY gene encoding preprotein translocase subunit SecY — encoded protein: MLTAFARAFKTPDLRKKLLFTLGIIVIYRIGTHIPIPGVDYRAVQFCIDQAQTNSGLFGLVNMFSGGALLQITIFALGIMPYITASIILQLLTVVIPRLEALKKEGQAGTAKITQYTRYLTVALAVLQGTGLVATARSGSLFSGCAQASGIVPDPSIFTTMVMVITMTAGTAVVMWLGELITDRGIGNGMSILMFISIAATFPSALWAIKEQGDLAGGWIEFGIVIAVGLVMVALVVFVEQAQRRVPVQYAKRMIGRRSYGGTSTYIPLKVNQAGIIPVIFASSLLYIPALIVQFSNSTAGWATWVQKNLADTAAPAHITIYFFLIIFFAFFYVAISFNPEEVADNMKKYGGFIPGIRAGRPTAEYLSYVLNRITWPGSLYLGLIALVPTMALAPLGANQNFPFGGTSILIIVGVGLETVKQIESQLQQRNYEGFLR
- a CDS encoding adenylate kinase; translation: MRIVLVGPPGAGKGTQAAFLAQNLSIPHISTGDLFRANISKQTELGKLAKSYMDKGELVPDEVTIAMAKDRMEQPDAEHGFLLDGFPRNVSQAEALDVTLQEESMNLDAVLDLEVPEEEVVKRIAGRRICRNDSAHVFHVTYKKPKQEGVCDVCGGELYQRDDDSEETVRKRLEVYHTQTEPIIDYYKAQGLVVTISALGPVEEVTTRAMEALKREDGGQ
- the map gene encoding type I methionyl aminopeptidase, whose translation is MVQIKSPEQIAKMREAGLVVAAIHAATREAAVPGASTKDLDEVARKVLAEHGAKSNFLGYGGFPATICTSVNEVVVHGIPSDEVVLKDGDIISIDCGAIVDGWHGDAAYTAFVGSGHAPELIELSRVTEESMWAGIAAMKVGNRLVDVSRAIETYIRRQPKPGGGKYGIVEDYGGHGIGTEMHMDPHLLNYVERRRGKGPKLVPGFCLAIEPMVALGTPKTKVLADDWTVVSTDGTWSSHWEHSVALTAEGPLVLTAPDGGKAKLAEFGIVAAPDPVG